In Limnohabitans sp. INBF002, one genomic interval encodes:
- a CDS encoding carbohydrate kinase, whose product MSAASHTPPAHIPVWVLGEALMDCIAQPDGSLVPHLGGSPYNLACATALQGAAVGFIAPLSTDAFGQALLDHLQANHARSLLPRSALPTSLAVVQVHEGQPSYGFYREGVADRDYQVADVVALLEASPPGVLHTGSLMAMPPEHHKVLQIVAAAKRLGWTISVDVNLRPRVASDVPAYLQAVREVAAHADWLKASDEDLELLGFSNVSLANASSLAAHWMAQGCARVALTFGAQGAYLQVGDAHAQGAAPAVDVKDTVGAGDTFWGSCLADWVLHDTLNNNSFAMQRVPETLQRALVAAAINCSRVGCQPPDIATLDAGL is encoded by the coding sequence TTGAGCGCTGCATCACACACGCCACCTGCTCACATACCGGTCTGGGTGCTGGGTGAAGCCTTGATGGACTGCATCGCGCAGCCCGATGGCTCGCTGGTGCCGCACTTGGGTGGTAGCCCCTACAACTTGGCGTGCGCCACGGCGTTGCAAGGCGCGGCGGTGGGTTTCATTGCGCCGTTGTCGACGGATGCATTTGGTCAAGCCTTGCTCGACCATTTGCAGGCCAACCATGCACGCAGCTTGCTGCCGCGCTCGGCCTTGCCCACGTCGCTGGCCGTGGTGCAGGTGCATGAGGGGCAACCCAGTTACGGTTTTTACCGTGAAGGTGTGGCCGACCGTGACTACCAAGTGGCTGATGTGGTGGCTTTGTTAGAGGCTTCGCCGCCTGGCGTGCTGCACACTGGCTCGCTCATGGCCATGCCACCTGAGCATCACAAGGTCTTGCAAATCGTTGCTGCGGCCAAACGTTTGGGGTGGACCATCAGCGTGGACGTGAACTTGCGCCCGCGCGTGGCCAGCGACGTACCCGCGTATTTGCAAGCGGTCCGCGAAGTGGCGGCACATGCCGACTGGCTCAAGGCCAGCGATGAAGATTTAGAGCTGCTGGGTTTTTCAAATGTGTCTTTGGCCAATGCTTCCAGCCTGGCTGCGCATTGGATGGCCCAAGGATGCGCACGTGTGGCGCTGACCTTTGGTGCGCAAGGCGCTTATTTGCAAGTGGGTGATGCACATGCACAAGGCGCGGCTCCTGCGGTGGATGTGAAAGACACCGTGGGCGCAGGCGACACGTTTTGGGGCAGCTGCTTGGCGGATTGGGTGCTGCACGACACCTTGAACAACAACAGCTTTGCCATGCAACGTGTGCCTGAAACCTTGCAACGCGCCTTGGTGGCTGCTGCCATCAACTGCAGCCGTGTGGGGTGTCAACCTCCAGACATAGCAACCTTGGACGCTGGGCTGTAA
- a CDS encoding SIS domain-containing protein, translating into MLERIKSTLSSLAPAEQRVGKLLLSDPRTFSTLPVTELAERAGVSKPTVVRFCRSMGYEGLSDFKLKLAGSLSEGVPFIHRNVGAQDNSNDVLVKVIDNTVTAFLKYRNDASSAAIDKAAEAIALTHKKGKRLEFFGVGNSGIVAQDAQHKFFRLGFHTISHSDGHMQIMSASLLGPGDCLVVFSNSGRTRDLLDSCEIAKKNGATTVVVTASGSPLANAGKIHLAADHPESYEKFSPMVSRLLHLMIVDVLATTVALRIGSTQLQPLLRNMKQNLLNKRYS; encoded by the coding sequence ATGTTGGAACGTATCAAATCGACCCTTTCGTCCTTAGCCCCCGCCGAACAGCGCGTGGGCAAGCTTCTTCTCTCTGACCCACGCACTTTTTCGACCCTGCCCGTCACCGAACTGGCCGAACGTGCAGGCGTGAGCAAACCGACCGTGGTGCGCTTTTGCCGCAGCATGGGCTACGAAGGTTTGAGTGATTTCAAGCTCAAGCTCGCTGGCAGCTTGAGCGAAGGTGTGCCCTTCATCCACCGCAACGTGGGCGCACAAGACAACAGCAACGATGTGTTGGTCAAAGTCATTGACAACACCGTCACCGCGTTTTTGAAATACCGCAACGATGCGTCATCCGCCGCCATCGACAAAGCCGCCGAAGCCATCGCCCTCACCCACAAAAAAGGCAAACGCCTTGAGTTTTTTGGTGTGGGCAATTCAGGCATCGTGGCGCAAGACGCACAGCACAAATTTTTCCGTCTGGGTTTCCACACCATCTCGCACAGCGACGGCCACATGCAAATCATGAGCGCTTCTTTGCTCGGCCCTGGCGACTGCTTGGTGGTGTTCTCTAACTCTGGCCGCACACGCGATTTGCTCGACTCATGCGAGATTGCCAAAAAGAACGGGGCCACCACCGTGGTGGTCACCGCCTCTGGCTCACCTCTGGCCAACGCCGGAAAAATTCACCTCGCAGCGGACCACCCCGAAAGCTACGAAAAATTCAGCCCCATGGTGTCGCGCTTGCTGCACCTGATGATCGTCGACGTGTTGGCCACCACCGTGGCACTGCGCATAGGCAGCACACAGCTGCAACCTTTGCTGCGCAACATGAAACAAAACCTTCTTAACAAACGTTACTCATGA
- the murI gene encoding glutamate racemase: MSQPIASSTTASPFQGAIGVFDSGVGGLSVLRAIRAALPHEHLVYVADSGHAPYGDQSEAHITQRTLTVGNWLAEQGVKGITIACNTATVVAAKTLREQTHLPVVAIEPAIKPAVALTHSGVVGVLATRQTVQSAAVARLVELYGADKRILLQGCPGLVEQVERADLHSAETESLLRQFITPLLEQGADTLVLGCTHYPFLRDTIQRVAGEGVTLLDPAEAVARELARRLADNGGLTTQTALGSVQFFTSGDVAQAQAVMSHLWDAPLTVQALP; encoded by the coding sequence ATGTCCCAGCCCATTGCCTCATCCACGACAGCGAGCCCATTTCAAGGCGCCATTGGCGTGTTTGATTCGGGTGTCGGTGGCCTGTCCGTCTTGCGTGCCATCCGAGCCGCTTTGCCGCATGAGCATTTGGTGTACGTGGCCGATTCCGGTCACGCCCCGTATGGCGACCAATCTGAAGCGCACATCACCCAACGCACGCTCACCGTGGGCAACTGGCTGGCCGAGCAAGGCGTGAAGGGCATCACCATCGCTTGCAACACGGCCACGGTGGTGGCTGCCAAAACCTTGCGCGAGCAAACGCATTTGCCCGTGGTGGCGATTGAGCCTGCCATCAAACCCGCTGTGGCGCTCACGCACAGTGGCGTGGTGGGTGTGCTGGCCACACGCCAAACCGTGCAAAGTGCCGCGGTGGCAAGGCTGGTCGAGCTGTATGGCGCAGACAAACGCATTTTGCTGCAAGGCTGTCCTGGTTTGGTGGAGCAAGTGGAACGCGCCGATTTGCACAGTGCAGAGACAGAAAGCTTGTTGCGTCAGTTCATCACGCCGCTGCTAGAGCAGGGCGCAGACACTTTGGTGCTGGGCTGCACGCATTACCCGTTTTTACGCGACACCATCCAGCGCGTGGCGGGTGAGGGCGTGACCCTGCTAGACCCCGCCGAGGCCGTGGCCCGTGAGCTGGCCCGCCGTTTGGCTGACAACGGCGGTTTGACCACGCAAACAGCGCTGGGTTCTGTGCAGTTTTTCACCTCGGGCGATGTGGCGCAGGCACAAGCCGTGATGTCCCACCTGTGGGACGCTCCTCTGACGGTGCAGGCGCTGCCTTGA
- a CDS encoding sugar ABC transporter substrate-binding protein yields MKLNTPKLMLTAMALAASSVYAAEPVIGLITKTEINPFFVKMKEGAQAEAKKLGAKVMSAAGKTDGDNAGQITAMENMIAAGAKTILITPSDSKAIVPAIKKAQAQGVMVIALDSPTEPANATDALFATDNYKAGVFIGQYAKAALNGKKPVIATLDLFPGHPVGAQRHNGFLQGYGLTSLDAKSNELAKPAEVVCMADSFGDRAKGQTGMENCLQKNPNINVVYTINEPAAAGAYNALKAAGKEKDVLIVSVDGGCAGIKDVGAGVIAATSQQYPLRMAAMGVAAGVEYAKTGKKVSGYTDTGVTLIAAKSMKGVDSKDVKTGTDLCWGNK; encoded by the coding sequence ATGAAATTGAACACACCTAAATTGATGTTGACAGCAATGGCCTTGGCAGCCAGCAGCGTTTATGCGGCTGAGCCCGTGATCGGCTTGATCACCAAAACAGAAATCAACCCCTTCTTTGTGAAAATGAAAGAGGGCGCACAAGCCGAAGCGAAAAAGCTTGGCGCCAAAGTGATGTCTGCCGCAGGCAAAACCGACGGCGACAACGCAGGTCAAATCACCGCCATGGAAAACATGATCGCCGCAGGCGCCAAAACCATTTTGATCACGCCCAGCGATTCCAAAGCCATCGTGCCTGCCATCAAGAAAGCACAAGCACAAGGCGTGATGGTCATCGCCTTGGACAGCCCCACAGAACCTGCCAACGCGACTGACGCGTTGTTTGCCACGGACAACTACAAAGCCGGTGTGTTCATTGGTCAATACGCCAAAGCCGCTTTGAATGGCAAGAAGCCCGTCATCGCCACCCTCGATTTGTTCCCAGGTCACCCTGTGGGCGCACAGCGCCACAACGGTTTCTTGCAAGGCTACGGCTTGACCTCACTCGACGCCAAAAGCAACGAGTTGGCTAAGCCTGCTGAAGTGGTGTGTATGGCCGACAGCTTTGGCGACCGTGCCAAGGGCCAAACCGGCATGGAAAACTGCTTGCAAAAGAACCCCAACATCAACGTGGTCTACACCATCAACGAACCCGCAGCTGCCGGTGCTTACAACGCACTCAAGGCCGCAGGCAAAGAGAAAGACGTGTTGATCGTGTCTGTGGACGGCGGCTGCGCTGGCATCAAAGACGTGGGTGCTGGCGTGATTGCTGCCACCTCGCAACAGTACCCCTTGCGCATGGCCGCCATGGGCGTGGCTGCGGGTGTGGAATACGCCAAGACAGGTAAAAAAGTCAGCGGCTACACCGACACCGGTGTGACACTGATTGCGGCCAAGTCCATGAAAGGTGTGGACAGCAAAGACGTGAAAACTGGCACAGACCTGTGCTGGGGTAACAAGTAA
- a CDS encoding RbsD/FucU domain-containing protein, producing the protein MLKGIDPILTPELLMHLCAMGHGEWVAVVDANFTADYLAHGKPVVRLPGLSLERVSDAVLSVLPLATDVAQPVALMHVCHSDAAHRTPAQQAVIGLVNKTGFGSNQVEAVERYAFYEKIKGASLIVQTGEGTAYGNAMFCKGVILL; encoded by the coding sequence GTGCTCAAAGGAATTGACCCCATCCTCACCCCCGAGTTGCTCATGCACCTGTGTGCCATGGGCCATGGCGAATGGGTTGCCGTTGTGGATGCCAACTTCACTGCTGATTATTTGGCACACGGAAAACCTGTGGTTCGACTCCCAGGCCTCAGCCTAGAACGCGTGAGCGACGCAGTGCTGTCTGTACTTCCACTTGCCACCGATGTGGCGCAACCAGTCGCCCTCATGCATGTGTGCCACAGCGATGCCGCGCATCGCACGCCAGCCCAACAAGCCGTGATTGGCTTGGTCAATAAAACGGGCTTTGGGTCGAATCAAGTCGAAGCCGTGGAGCGCTATGCGTTCTACGAGAAAATCAAAGGCGCCAGTTTGATTGTGCAAACTGGCGAAGGCACGGCTTACGGCAATGCCATGTTCTGCAAAGGCGTGATTCTTTTATGA
- a CDS encoding YgiQ family radical SAM protein — protein sequence MNAYADVSLFPRNAKPLTSYRKYWAARFGTAPFLPMSREEMTQLGWDSCDIIIVTGDAYVDHPSFGMSVIGRMLENQGFRVGIIAQPDWQSADPFKALGKPNLFFGVTAGNMDSMINRYTADRKIRSDDAYTPGDVGGKRPDRAALVYSQRCKEAYNDVPIVLGGIEGSLRRIAHYDYWSDKVRRSIVVDSKCDLLLYGNAERAIVEIAHRLAAKEPVQDITDVRGTAFVRRETPEGWFEIDSSSIDVPGRVEAHVNPYLMVSEQAKAQGETCAREDEANAVADAANAQVGAKAEAGFTVSPLNFVPNPAFQGKGKLKVPPRERSVIRLPAYEQVKSDPILYAHANRVLHLETNPGNARALVQAHGEGHTARDVWVNPPPIPLTTAEMDHVFDLPYARSPHPAYADENGSHDATTKIPAWEMIRFSVNIMRGCFGGCTFCSITEHEGRIIQSRSEESVIREIEDIRDKVSGFTGVISDLGGPTANMYRLGCKSPEIEAACRKPSCVYPGICQNLGTNHTPLINIYRRGRALKGIKKILIGSGLRYDLAVKSPEYVKELVQHHVGGYLKIAPEHTEGGPLSKMMKPGIGSYDRFKTMFDKFSEEVGKKQFLVPYFIAAHPGTSDEDMMNLALWLKRNGFRADQVQTFYPSPMATATAMYHSGRNPLGRITRSSETVDVVRGERRRRLHKAFLRYHDANNWPLLREALKAMGRADLIGNGKQHLIPTFQPLTDGGYTSARRKNSTSTPTKGRVLTQHTGLPPRVNGAGKPSANAAKRKPNR from the coding sequence ATGAATGCCTACGCCGACGTCTCCCTTTTCCCCCGCAACGCCAAGCCGCTGACCAGTTACCGCAAATACTGGGCGGCCCGTTTTGGCACGGCCCCGTTTTTGCCGATGTCGCGCGAGGAAATGACACAACTCGGTTGGGACAGCTGCGACATCATCATCGTCACGGGCGACGCTTATGTAGACCACCCGAGCTTTGGCATGTCAGTCATTGGCCGCATGTTGGAGAACCAAGGGTTTCGTGTGGGCATCATTGCCCAGCCCGATTGGCAAAGTGCTGACCCGTTCAAAGCATTAGGCAAGCCGAACCTGTTTTTTGGCGTGACCGCCGGCAACATGGATTCGATGATCAACCGCTACACGGCGGATCGCAAAATTCGCAGTGACGATGCCTACACACCAGGTGATGTGGGTGGCAAGCGCCCCGACCGCGCCGCGCTGGTGTACAGCCAACGCTGCAAAGAAGCCTACAACGATGTGCCCATCGTGTTGGGTGGTATTGAAGGCTCGTTGCGCCGCATTGCGCATTACGACTATTGGTCCGACAAAGTGCGCCGCTCCATCGTGGTGGACAGCAAATGCGATTTGCTGCTGTACGGCAACGCCGAACGCGCGATTGTGGAAATCGCCCACCGCTTGGCCGCCAAAGAGCCGGTGCAAGACATCACCGACGTGCGCGGCACGGCCTTTGTGCGTCGCGAAACGCCTGAGGGTTGGTTTGAAATTGACTCGTCCAGCATTGACGTGCCGGGCAGGGTCGAGGCCCACGTCAATCCGTATTTGATGGTGAGCGAGCAAGCCAAAGCGCAGGGTGAAACCTGTGCCCGTGAAGACGAGGCCAATGCGGTGGCGGATGCCGCCAATGCGCAGGTCGGTGCAAAGGCTGAAGCAGGGTTTACCGTTTCGCCACTGAACTTTGTACCGAACCCAGCGTTCCAAGGCAAAGGCAAACTCAAAGTGCCACCACGCGAGCGCAGCGTAATTCGCCTGCCCGCGTACGAGCAAGTCAAGTCAGACCCCATCCTCTATGCCCACGCCAACCGCGTGCTGCATTTAGAAACCAACCCCGGCAATGCCCGTGCGTTGGTGCAAGCCCACGGCGAAGGCCATACCGCACGTGACGTGTGGGTCAACCCACCGCCCATCCCGCTGACCACAGCTGAGATGGACCATGTGTTTGACTTGCCCTACGCACGCAGCCCGCACCCCGCGTATGCCGACGAAAACGGTAGCCATGATGCAACCACCAAAATCCCCGCGTGGGAGATGATTCGCTTCAGCGTCAACATCATGCGCGGCTGCTTTGGGGGTTGCACGTTTTGCTCGATCACCGAGCACGAAGGCCGCATCATCCAAAGCCGCAGTGAAGAGTCGGTCATTCGCGAGATTGAAGACATCCGCGACAAAGTGTCTGGCTTCACCGGCGTCATCTCCGACCTCGGCGGCCCCACTGCCAATATGTACCGCTTGGGTTGCAAAAGCCCTGAGATTGAAGCCGCGTGTCGCAAACCCAGTTGCGTGTACCCCGGCATTTGCCAAAACTTGGGCACTAACCACACGCCACTCATCAACATTTACCGCCGTGGACGTGCGCTCAAGGGCATCAAGAAAATCTTGATAGGCTCAGGCCTGCGTTACGACTTGGCCGTCAAGTCGCCCGAGTACGTGAAAGAGCTGGTGCAGCACCATGTGGGCGGCTACCTCAAGATTGCGCCTGAGCACACCGAAGGTGGCCCACTGTCGAAGATGATGAAGCCCGGCATCGGCTCGTATGACCGCTTCAAAACCATGTTCGACAAGTTCAGTGAAGAAGTGGGCAAGAAGCAATTCCTCGTGCCGTACTTCATCGCAGCTCACCCCGGCACCAGCGACGAAGACATGATGAACTTGGCCTTGTGGCTCAAGCGTAATGGTTTCAGAGCCGACCAAGTGCAAACCTTCTACCCCAGCCCCATGGCCACCGCCACGGCCATGTACCACTCTGGCCGCAACCCCTTGGGCCGCATCACACGCAGCAGCGAAACGGTGGATGTGGTGCGCGGTGAGCGTCGCCGTCGCTTGCACAAAGCGTTTCTGCGCTACCACGATGCCAACAACTGGCCTTTGCTGCGCGAAGCCTTGAAAGCCATGGGCCGCGCTGACCTGATTGGCAATGGCAAGCAGCATTTGATTCCTACGTTTCAGCCCTTGACCGATGGCGGCTATACCAGTGCGCGTCGCAAGAACAGCACGTCAACACCCACCAAGGGGCGTGTGCTCACACAGCACACAGGTTTGCCACCCCGCGTCAATGGCGCAGGCAAACCCAGCGCCAACGCGGCCAAACGTAAACCCAACCGTTGA
- a CDS encoding type II toxin-antitoxin system RatA family toxin, translated as MKTVHKSVLIWFSAEEMFALVTDVARYPEFLPWCDRAAVLENHADGATAQVGMSFGGFHKSFTTRNVHIEGRQVKLELVDGPFKHLDGTWDFHPLLDPNTQAPQRACRIELTLNYAFESMFGALVGPVFDKIAATLVDAFVKRAEQVYVA; from the coding sequence ATGAAAACCGTACACAAGTCCGTTCTTATTTGGTTCAGCGCTGAAGAAATGTTTGCGCTGGTCACCGATGTGGCCCGTTATCCCGAGTTTTTGCCTTGGTGCGACCGCGCTGCAGTGCTTGAAAATCACGCCGATGGCGCAACGGCCCAAGTGGGCATGAGCTTTGGTGGCTTTCACAAAAGCTTCACCACGCGCAACGTGCACATCGAAGGCCGACAAGTCAAGCTGGAACTCGTCGATGGCCCGTTCAAGCATTTGGACGGCACGTGGGATTTCCATCCGCTGCTCGACCCCAACACCCAAGCGCCGCAACGCGCTTGCCGCATTGAGCTGACTTTGAACTACGCGTTTGAGAGCATGTTTGGCGCTTTGGTCGGCCCTGTGTTCGACAAAATCGCGGCCACCTTGGTGGATGCCTTTGTGAAACGCGCAGAGCAGGTGTACGTCGCGTGA
- a CDS encoding ATP-binding cassette domain-containing protein produces the protein MSGTQHNIVMQAKGLVKRYGQVTALDGADFELRAGEILAVIGDNGAGKSSLIKCLSGATVPDEGMISLDGNPIHFKSPIDARRAGIETVYQDLAVAPAMSIAENLFLGREIRRPGFAGSVLRMLDKKRMLQESIERMNDLKVGIRSMTQAVETLSGGQRQCVAVSRAAAFAQHVVIMDEPTAALGVKEGNMVLELIRRVRDKGLPVVLISHNMPHVFEIADRIHVARLGKRAAVLNPKNISMSDTVAVMTGAMKPEDIPAECLA, from the coding sequence ATGAGCGGCACACAACACAACATCGTCATGCAGGCGAAGGGCTTGGTCAAACGTTATGGCCAAGTCACTGCTTTGGACGGCGCAGACTTTGAGCTGCGCGCAGGCGAAATCTTGGCGGTCATTGGTGACAACGGCGCGGGCAAGTCGTCACTCATCAAATGTTTGTCGGGCGCCACGGTGCCTGATGAAGGCATGATTTCTTTGGATGGCAACCCCATCCATTTCAAATCGCCCATCGATGCACGCCGCGCAGGCATTGAAACCGTGTATCAAGATTTGGCAGTCGCACCTGCCATGAGCATTGCTGAGAATTTGTTTTTAGGCCGCGAAATTCGTCGCCCAGGCTTTGCGGGCAGCGTGCTTCGCATGCTCGACAAAAAGCGAATGCTGCAAGAAAGTATCGAGCGCATGAATGACTTGAAAGTGGGCATTCGTTCCATGACGCAAGCGGTAGAAACTTTGTCTGGTGGCCAACGTCAATGCGTGGCCGTGTCACGCGCAGCAGCGTTTGCGCAGCATGTGGTCATCATGGATGAACCCACGGCTGCGCTGGGCGTGAAAGAAGGCAATATGGTGCTTGAGCTGATTCGCCGCGTGCGCGACAAAGGCCTGCCTGTGGTGCTGATTTCGCACAACATGCCCCATGTGTTTGAAATTGCAGACCGCATCCATGTGGCCCGCTTAGGAAAACGCGCGGCGGTGTTGAATCCGAAAAATATCAGCATGAGTGACACCGTGGCCGTGATGACGGGCGCGATGAAGCCCGAAGACATTCCAGCGGAGTGCTTGGCTTGA
- a CDS encoding ROK family transcriptional regulator yields MKTMRGSNHTGMRQFNERTVLRAIRHEGAIPKADLARLTQLSSQTVSIIVNRLLEDGLLIKQDRIRGKIGQPSVPLAINPDGAYSIGLQVGRRSLEVVVTDFLGQMRHQWQHNYPYPSPTEVLPKIKEGLKLMQKRMGPEAWKRAIGIGLSAPLAMHQWGDLMGKKAQKAMVDWEHIDLVQEVQAMSALPVEFAKDTTAACVAELVQGLGRDVPNFLYVYVGTFVGGGLVMDGHIVNGPRGNAGAIGSMPIGLPPLGTRANANTPAQLLQLASGWQLEQALMAAGHDPLLVQQDAIMNPEFSAFTQPWLSQAAKALAMSATSASALLDLDAIIMDGSLNPKLLQALIQQTEASLAQFSFDGIHQPQILAGRVGNHARALGGALLPLHAQFFPDKDIFLKQDELG; encoded by the coding sequence ATGAAAACAATGCGTGGGTCCAACCACACCGGCATGCGCCAATTCAACGAGCGCACGGTGCTGCGCGCCATTCGTCACGAAGGCGCCATTCCCAAAGCCGATTTGGCACGTCTCACGCAGCTGTCGTCACAAACAGTTTCCATCATCGTCAACCGTTTGTTGGAAGATGGATTGCTCATCAAGCAAGACCGCATTCGCGGCAAGATTGGTCAGCCCTCGGTGCCCCTCGCCATCAACCCCGATGGCGCCTACAGCATTGGCTTGCAAGTGGGCCGCCGCAGCCTTGAGGTGGTGGTGACAGATTTCCTTGGCCAAATGCGCCACCAGTGGCAACACAACTACCCCTACCCCTCGCCCACCGAGGTGCTGCCCAAAATCAAAGAAGGCTTGAAGCTCATGCAAAAGCGCATGGGCCCCGAAGCTTGGAAACGCGCCATAGGCATTGGCCTGAGTGCGCCGCTGGCCATGCACCAATGGGGCGACTTGATGGGCAAGAAAGCCCAAAAAGCCATGGTGGATTGGGAGCACATCGACTTGGTGCAAGAAGTGCAAGCCATGTCTGCTCTGCCCGTTGAATTTGCCAAAGACACCACCGCCGCTTGCGTGGCTGAGTTGGTGCAAGGCTTGGGGCGTGATGTGCCTAACTTTTTGTATGTCTATGTAGGCACATTTGTGGGGGGCGGATTGGTGATGGATGGCCACATCGTCAACGGCCCACGCGGCAACGCAGGTGCGATTGGCTCTATGCCGATTGGCCTGCCACCGTTGGGCACACGCGCCAATGCCAACACACCTGCACAGTTGCTACAACTCGCCTCGGGGTGGCAGTTGGAACAAGCCTTGATGGCCGCCGGCCACGACCCACTGCTGGTGCAGCAAGACGCCATCATGAACCCCGAGTTCAGCGCGTTCACTCAGCCTTGGTTGTCGCAAGCTGCCAAAGCCTTGGCCATGAGCGCCACCAGTGCCTCAGCCTTGCTGGATTTGGACGCCATCATCATGGATGGTTCGCTGAACCCCAAGCTTTTGCAAGCCCTCATCCAACAAACCGAAGCCAGCTTGGCGCAATTCAGTTTTGATGGCATTCATCAGCCCCAAATTTTGGCTGGCCGTGTGGGCAACCATGCCCGCGCTTTGGGCGGTGCACTGCTACCCTTGCACGCTCAGTTTTTCCCTGACAAAGACATCTTTTTGAAGCAAGACGAACTCGGGTAA
- a CDS encoding ABC transporter permease, whose amino-acid sequence MNSFKDKLPPMGTLGPLIALVLACVFFASQSDRFLSTQNFSLILAQVMVVGVIAIGQTLIILTAGIDLSCGMVMALGGIVMTKFAADYGLSTPVAMACGLAVTTAFGYLNGVLVTRIKLPPFIVTLGTLNIAFAITQLYSGSQTVTDIPAGMNWLGSTFTFGGATVSYGVVMMLGLYLFTWFALRETAAGRHVYAVGNSPEATRLTGISTEKVLLWVYVLAGLCYGLAAMLGVARTGAGDPNAGQTENLDAITAVVLGGTSLFGGRGVVLGTLVGALIVGVFRNGLTLMGVSSVYQILVTGILVILAVATDQLSRKGAR is encoded by the coding sequence ATGAATTCCTTCAAAGACAAGCTTCCGCCCATGGGCACCTTGGGCCCGCTGATTGCGCTGGTGTTGGCCTGCGTGTTTTTCGCCAGCCAAAGCGACCGGTTTTTGAGCACCCAAAACTTCTCGCTCATCTTGGCGCAAGTCATGGTGGTGGGCGTGATTGCCATTGGTCAAACCCTCATCATCTTGACCGCAGGCATTGACTTGTCATGTGGCATGGTCATGGCGCTGGGCGGCATTGTGATGACCAAATTTGCAGCAGATTACGGGCTTTCAACACCCGTCGCGATGGCGTGCGGCTTGGCTGTGACGACCGCCTTTGGTTACCTCAACGGCGTGTTGGTGACGCGCATCAAATTGCCTCCCTTCATCGTGACCTTGGGCACCTTGAACATTGCATTTGCCATCACGCAGCTTTACTCGGGCTCACAGACCGTGACCGACATTCCTGCGGGTATGAACTGGTTGGGCAGCACCTTCACATTCGGTGGTGCCACGGTGAGCTACGGCGTGGTGATGATGTTGGGCTTGTATCTCTTCACTTGGTTTGCGTTGCGTGAAACCGCCGCAGGCCGACATGTGTACGCCGTGGGCAACAGCCCAGAAGCGACACGTTTGACAGGCATTTCCACCGAGAAAGTGTTGTTGTGGGTGTATGTGTTGGCAGGGCTTTGCTATGGGCTGGCCGCCATGCTAGGTGTGGCGCGCACTGGCGCGGGTGACCCCAATGCAGGACAAACCGAAAACTTAGATGCCATCACCGCCGTGGTGTTGGGAGGCACCAGTTTGTTTGGTGGCCGTGGTGTGGTGCTGGGCACTTTGGTGGGCGCGCTGATTGTGGGTGTGTTCCGCAACGGTCTCACGCTCATGGGCGTGTCCTCGGTTTATCAAATTTTGGTCACAGGTATTTTGGTGATCTTGGCTGTTGCCACAGATCAACTCTCACGCAAGGGAGCACGCTGA
- the smpB gene encoding SsrA-binding protein SmpB → MATKKPAIQTRIADNKKAAYNYFFEEKFEAGMVLEGWEVKAAREGKVQLTDGYVVIRDGELYLIGCQINPLHTASSHVTPDKVRTKKLLMKKDEIKRLIGKVEQKGHTLVPVNLHWKNGKIKCEIALAKGKAEHDKRDTIKDREGKREVERAMKSRTR, encoded by the coding sequence ATGGCTACCAAAAAACCTGCAATTCAAACGCGCATCGCTGACAACAAAAAGGCGGCGTACAACTATTTCTTCGAAGAAAAGTTCGAGGCAGGCATGGTGCTGGAAGGTTGGGAAGTCAAGGCCGCCCGCGAAGGCAAGGTGCAACTCACCGACGGCTATGTGGTCATTCGCGATGGCGAGCTGTATTTGATTGGTTGCCAAATCAACCCGCTGCACACGGCGTCAAGCCACGTCACACCCGACAAAGTGCGCACCAAGAAGCTGCTGATGAAGAAAGACGAAATCAAACGTCTCATCGGCAAGGTCGAGCAAAAGGGACACACGCTGGTACCCGTCAATCTGCATTGGAAGAACGGCAAGATCAAATGCGAAATCGCGCTGGCCAAAGGCAAGGCCGAGCACGACAAGCGCGACACCATCAAAGACCGCGAAGGCAAGCGTGAGGTGGAGCGTGCCATGAAGTCACGCACGCGTTAA